The Streptomyces sp. NBC_01298 genome contains the following window.
GTCCTTCAGGCCGTTGCCGGTGACGGTGCACACGATCTTCTGGCCGGGGTCGACCAGACCGAGGTCGACGGCCTTGAGCAGGCCGGCCACCGACGCGGCCGAGGCGGGCTCGACGAAGACGCCCTCCTGAGCGGCCAACAGGCGGTAGGCCGACAGGATCTGGCGGTCCGTCACCTCGTCAATGAAGCCGCCCGACTCGTCCCGGGCCTGCAGGGCGTAGTCCCACGAGGCCGGGTTGCCGATGCGGATCGCGGTGGCGATGGTGTGCGGCTCCTTGACGACCTCGCCGCGCACGATCGGCGCGGACCCGGAGGCCTGGAAACCCCACACGCGGGGCGTACGGGAGGCCAGGCCATCGGCCTTGTACTCCTTGAAGCCCTTCCAGTACGCGGTGATGTTGCCGGCGTTGCCGACGGGCAGCACGTGGATGTCGGGGGCGTCGCCGAGCGCGTCCACGATCTCGAACGCGGCCGTCTTCTGGCCCTCGATGCGTACCGGGTTGACGGAATTGACCAGCGCCACCGGGTAGTTGTCGGACAGCGCGCGGGCAAGGTCCAGGCAGTCGTCGAAGTTGCCGTCGACCTGAAGGATCTTGGCACCGTGCACGAGCGCCTGGCCCATCTTGCCCAGCGCGATCTTGCCGCGGGGCACGAGGACGGCGCAGACCATCCCGGCGCGCACCGCGTAGGCGGCGGCGGAGGCCGAGGTGTTGCCCGTGGAGGCGCAGATGACGGCCTTGGCACCGTCCTCCTTGGCCTTGGTGATCGCCATGGTCATGCCGCGGTCCTTGAAGGACCCGGTGGGGTTGGCCCCCTCGACCTTGAGGTGTACCTCGCAGCCGGTGCGCTCGGAGAGCACCTGGGCGGGGACGAGGGGAGTGCCGCCCTCGCGGAGCGTGACCACCGGAGTCGTGGCCGTGACCGGCAGACGGTCCCGGTACTCCTCGATGATGCCGCGCCACTGGTGGGTGCGATTGCTGCTCATGGGTCCTTACTCCCCTTCAACACGCATGATGCTGGCCACACCGCGGACGGTGTCCAGCTTCCGCAGCGCCTCGACGGTCCCGGAGAGGGCCGCGTCGGGTGCCCGGTGAGTGACGACGACGAGGGAGGCCTCGCCGTCCTTTCCCTGCTGGCGGACGGTGTCGATGGAGACACCGTGCTCCGCGAAGGTGGTCGCCACCTGGGCGAGCACGCCCGGCTTGTCCGCCACATCGAGGCTGATGTGGTAGCGGGTGACGACATCCCCCATGGGGCTGACCGGCAGCTGGGTGTAAGCCGACTCGCCCGGCCCCTTTGCCTCGGCGAGCTTGTTGCGGCAGACGGCGACGAGGTCGCCGAGGACCGCCGACGCGGTCGGAGCACCGCCCGCGCCGGGCCCGTAGAACATCAGCCGCCCGGCGGCCTCCGCCTCGACGAAGACGGCGTTGTACGCCTCGCGGACGGAGGCGAGCGGGTGGGTCAGCGGGATCATCGCCGGGTGGACGCGGGCGGTGACGGACTCGCCGTCGGCGGCGCGCTCCAGGATGGCGAGGAGCTTGATGGTGCAGCCCATGCGCTTGGCGGACGCGAAGTCGGCGGCGCTGACCTCGGTCATGCCCTCGCGGTAGACGTCGTCGAGGCGGACCCGGGTGTGGAAGGCGATGCCGGCCAGGATCGCGGCCTTGGCGGCGGCGTCGTAGCCCTCCACGTCGGCCGTGGGGTCGGCCTCGGCGTACCCGAGGGCGGTGGCCTCGTCGAGGGCCTCCTGGTACCCGGCGCCGGTGGAGTCCATCTTGTCGAGGATGAAGTTCGTCGTGCCGTTGACGATGCCCATCACCCGGTTGATCTTGTCGCCCGCGAGGGACTCGCGCATGGGGCGGACCAGCGGGATGGCGCCGGCGACGGCGGCCTCGTAGTACAGGTCCAGCCCGGCCGCCTCGGCGGCGGCGTGCAGCGCGGCGCCGTCCTGGGCGAGCAGCGCCTTGTTCGCGGAGACCACGGAGATGCCGTGCTCGAAGGCGGTGGTGATCAGGGTGCGGGCCGGCTCGATGCCGCCGATGACCTCGATCGCGACGTCGATGTCGCCGCGTTTGAGCAGCGCGGTCGCATCGGTGGTGACCAGGGCCGGGTCGATGCCCTCGCGCACCTTGGAGGGGCGGCGCACGGCCACGCCCGCGAGCTCGACGGGCGCGCCGATCCTGGCCGTCAGGTCGTCGGCGTGCGTCGTCATGATGCGGGCAACTTCCGAGCCGACCACTCCACAGCCCAGCAGCGCCACCTTCAGCGGACGCGTACGCATCATTCGACCTACGCCTTTCGATCTTCACAGCAGTACCTGGTGCGCGGTTTGCACCCCAGGTGTGAACCAGTCTCACTCAATGGACAACAGTTTCCACCCTCGGTCCATTGAGTGAGACACCTATTCGGGGGTCCGGGAGCCGTCCCCCAGAAGAATCCGCATCAGCCGACGTCGAGGCGCAGGAGATCCTCTTCCGTCTCCCGGCGGACGATGACACGCGCCCCGCCGTCCCGCACGGCGACGACCGGCGGGCGGAGCACGTGGTTGTAGTTGCTCGCCATCGAACGGCAGTACGCACCGGTCGCCGGGACCGCGAGGAGGTCCCCGGGGGCGATGTCGGCGGGCAGGAACGCGTCCTTGACCACGATGTCGCCGCTCTCGCAGTGCTTGCCCACGACGCGCACGAGCATGGGCTCGGCGTCGGAGGTCCGGGAGACGAGGCTGACCGAGTACTCGGCGTCGTAGAGGGCCGTCCGGATGTTGTCGGACATCCCGCCGTCGACGGAGACGTACGTCCGCAGGCCCTCGAGCGGCTTGACCGTGCCCACCTCGTACAGGGTGAAGGCGGTCGGGCCGACGATCGCCCGTCCGGGTTCCACGGAGATCCGCGGGGCGCGCAGGCCGGAGGCCTCGCACTCGCGGGCGACGATCTCGTGCAGGGCCTTGGCGATCTCGTGCGGCTCGCGCGGGTCGTCGGCGGAGGTGTAGGCGATGCCCAGGCCGCCGCCGAGGTCGATCTCGGGCAGCTCCACCCCGTGCTCGTCGCGCACGGCGGCGAGGAGGCGCACGACGCGCTTGGCGGAGACCTCGAAGCCGGCCATGTCGAAGATCTGCGAGCCGATGTGGGAGTGGACGCCGAGCAGCTCCAGGCTGTCGTGCCCCAGCGCGCGCCGGACGGCCTCGGCGGCCGACCCGTCGGCGACGGCGATCCCGAACTTCTGGTCCTCGTGCGCGGTGGCGATGAACTCGTGGGTGTGCGCCTCCACGCCCACGGTGACGCGGATCTGCACGGGCTGGCGCACGCCGAGCTCGCGGGCGATGTGGGCGACGCGGGCGATCTCCTGGAAGGAGTCGAGCACGATCCGGCCGACACCGGCCTCGATGGCGCGGGTGATCTCGCTCGTCGACTTGTTGTTGCCGTGGAAGGCGATCCGGGCGGCCGGCATCTCAGCCGCGAGCGCGGTGGCGAGCTCCCCGCCGGAGCACACGTCGAGGTTGAGCCCTTCTTCCTTGAGCCACTTCACGACGGCCTTGGAGAGGAACGCCTTGCCGGCGTAGAAGACGTCGGCGTCCGGCCCGAAGGCGTGCGCCCAGGCACGGCAGCGCGCCCGGAAGTCCTCCTCGTCGAGGAAGTACGCAGGCGTCCCGAACTCCTCGGCGAGCCGGGTCACTTCGATCCCGCCGACGGTGGCGACCCCGTGCTCGTTCCGGCTGACCGTCCGCGCCCAGACCTTCTCGTCGAGCGCGTTGAGGTCGGCGGGCGGCGGGGAGTAGTGGCCCTCGGGCAGGACGTCGGCGTGGCGGGGCCCGGCGGGGTGTGCGGAACGGCTCATCTCGGCATTCTCTCTTCGCAAATCATCCGGATCGCAGGCGAATCACATCGGATCACATACGTATCGCAGGCATCACAGGTGGTCGGGCGCGTCTACGCCGAGCAGGGCCAGGCCGCCGGCCAGCACCGTCCCGGCGGCTTCGGCAAGGGCCAGCCGGGCACGGTGGGCGGCCGAGGGTTTCTCGTCCCCCTTGGGCAGGACGTGGTACTGGAAGTCGAGCAGGGCGTCGGCGAGGACGACGAGCTGCCGGACCAGCCGCTCGGGCGCCCGGTGGTGCGCGGCGGCTTCGAGCACGAGCGGCTGGTCGCGCAGGGCAGCGAGCAGGACGCCGGCGCCATCCACCTCGCCCGGTTCCGCAAGGAACCCCAACTGCCCGGCGTTGCGGGTCAGCGCCCGCGCCCGGGAGCGGGCGTACCGCACCCGGAAGTACTCGCTCGACTCATCCTGGACGAGCAGCCACGCGGGAAACACGGGGGTCTCGGGCCCGGGCACGGACAGCATCGCCCAGGCGGCGGCGCCGGCGCCGAAACGGGCGCGGACGTCCCCGTCGCGCTTGGCGACGGGGGCGACGTTCGGGAGGTTCGGGAGGTTCGGGAGGTTCGGGAGGTCACTCCCGGAGGCTGCCGGTCCCTGACTCCTCCGGATCCGCTGCACGGCCGCGTGCACGACGCGCTCGCGCAGGGCCGCGGCGGGCACGCCGGCGAACTCGGCGGCACCGGGGGTCTCGGCAGGACCGGGGGTCTCGGCAGGACCGGGGGTCTCGCGTCCCTCCGGGGCGAATCCGTACAGGGCGGCGGCCGCACCGGCTCGAATGCTCCGTACGTACTCCCCGACCGAACCCTCGGCGAGTACGAAGTTCAGGAACCCGGCGCCGGTGATCTCCACGCGCTCGATCCCGTCCAGGCCCGCCAGCCGCGGGGCCAGCACCTCGGCCACGTCACGGGGCGCGACTCCGGCTCCAGCCCCCTTCGCCACCCCGAACGCGACGGGCGAGGCGTAGTCCCCCACTCCCCCGGGCCGGGTCCGCTCGACGACGACCCGCTCGGGCACGACCACACCGGCGGGCAGCTCACCGTCCTCGACGGCGCGGCGCAGGGCGCGCACGACGGAACGGGAGAGGTCGACGGGGGTCACGTGACCAGCCTAGGGGAGAAGCCTCCAGGTCACGCGAAGGGTTTCGCCATGTGAAATGCGACCCCGACGGAAGGGCGTGCCGGGCCGGTCGGGACGGGGGGTCATCCCCTCCCGGGGGTCATCCCCTCCCCCTCCCGGCGGGAGCGCCCTTCCTCTCTCTCCTGTCCCGGCGCTCGATGAGCCGGTGCACGACCCGCACGAGCTCCGCGGGCTCGAAGGGCTTCGCGAGGAAGGCGTCCACACCGGCGGCGATCCCGGCCTCGACCTCGTTCTGCGTACAGGCGCTCACGATCGCAAGAGGCAGATGCCGCGTCCTCGGGTCGGCCCGCAACTGCGCGGCTGCCCCGAACCCGTCCAGCCGGGGCATGACCACATCAAGAGTGATCACATCGGGCATCACGCGATGGACGACGTCCAGGCACTCGGCACCATCGTTCGCGGTCACGACCTCGAAGCCCTCCAGCTCGAGATTGACCTTGATCAGCTGCCGGATGACCTTGTTGTCGTCGACAACAAGCACCCGGCCCGAGGCGCCCGACACAACTCGAGAGTAGGTCGACCCCCGGCCCCGCGTCCGGGTTTTCGCCACTTCCACCCCCTCCGAGCGACCCGGCCCCCTCTCCCCCTCAATCCGTTCCTGATCACCACCGGGAAGCTGGTAGTGTTCAACCCGTCGCAGCAACACCAGCGACAGCGCCCCCGTAGCTCAGGGGATAGAGCAACGGCCTCCGGAGCCGTGTGCGCAGGTTCGAATCCTGCCGGGGGCACTCCGGAACAAGGCTCTGACCAGCGGAAACGCAGGTCAGAGCCTTTCTTGTTGATGTCAAACGCACACGGCCTACCCAGCCTTGAGCAATAAGTTCGGCGCTGAGCTGAACTGCGGTTTCCCCGCTCCATCCGGACCAAGTCCCCATGGCTCGATCTCACAGATCGCCCTACGTGGGACATCTGTGGGACGGCAGCCCGCTTTGGGTGCAGCCGTGACCCCGCCGCACTACGTACGCACGGCCGAAATCACCCTGGCCGGCTCGGCCTGCGACGTATGAGATCGCCGGCGCCGGGTTGATCACCGTGCGGTGACACAGATCGCCCCGCATGTTGCCAAGCGGCACTGGGAGTGTGTTGGACATCCGGATGACCAAGGGGGTTCTGGCGTGGCACGGGCTTGGACGGTACGGGGCGGGCAGTCTGGGGAACGGGAGCAGGCGGCTCTCTCCGAAGGACGGGCGATCGTCGGCTGGGAGGACCTTGGCGATCTCAGTGACTGTGCGTCAGCCGACGAGATCGGCGAGCTGCTGGCGAAAGGGTACCCGGAGGAAGCCGTCGGCACGATCGACAACTGGAAGCGCCAGTTGTGGCGATTCATCGCCATGGACATCGGCGACTACGTCGTGATGCCGCGAAAGCAAATGCCGGTCGTAGCACTTGGCAGGGTCACTGGACCTTACGAGTATGTACCCGAGTCCGCCTGGCTTCAGGCACACCCGCACGGTCGCGTGGGTGCGCCCCCTCGTGGAACGGGCGGCCATCCGCGGTGATCTGCGCGACAGCATGGGAGCCTTCCTCACCGTCAGCGAGCTGAGCCGTCGCGACGCGGCGAAGCGCGTCGAAGTGCTCGCCGAGACGGGCTCCGATCCGGGTTACGTGGGTGCCGTCGAGCCTCCGAGTGGGCCCGAGGACCTGGTGGGGGACGTCCAGAGCAGTGGTACACGCCAGTTGACCGCACGCGATCTCATCGGGCTGTGGGGGTGGCAGCGACGCGCGGCCGAGGTCATCGAACTCGTGGATCAGGAACTGGCCTCGCACGGGCTGCGAGTGGATCCGCACTTTACCGAGGTGCAGTTGGGCGGCTTGGTCACCGTCTCCGCCCAGGAGACGGCCAACACCGAGGAGTCGTCCGGGGCCGGTCCGATTGGCGGCAGCCGCGCAGCGGGAGAGAAATCCGACTCGGAACGGGCCACGGACCGCGATCTCACCTGGCGGATCGGCAGCCTGCCGTTCGTACGGGAGGTGTTCACGATACAGATCGGTGACCCGTTGAGCCACGCCGTCACTCCCATGATCGAGCACGACTTCTCCCAGCTCCCGGTCGTGGACCACAACAGCGTGCTACGTGGAGTTATCACGTGGGAGGGCATAGCCCGCGCCCAGCTCGGTGGCGGTAGGGCGACGGTCTCGCAGGCCATGGATCCGCATCCGGAGACGGCACGGGAACAGGAGGAGCTCTTCCGTCGGATCGACCGCATTCAAAAGAGCGGCTTCACCATCATCGTCGACGGCGAGAACTCCGTCATCGGCATCCTCACGTCCACAGACCTCGCAGGGCAATTGAAGGCACGTATCGAGCCGTTCACGCTTCTTGAGGAGTTGGAACGCAGGCTGCGCAGGCTAACCAGGCATTTCTCGACGGACGAGCTGCCCGCGAAGATCCGCAGAGCGCGGGAGCAGGGCCGCCAGTTCACCCTCGGCCAGTACGCCTTCCTTCTGGAGGACCCGCACTGCTGGGCCAAGCTCGACTGGCCGTACGACCAGCAGCACATGCTGTCGCGGCTGCGCATCGTCACGAAGTACCGCAATGAGCTCGCGCACTGGGCGGTCGACGCGCCGGCGGAGGACGCCGTAGCACTCGCCGCCACGGCCCGCCTGCTCAAGCTCCTCAAGGTCGTCGACCTGGATCCGGCGGTCTGAGCCGTCCCCGATACCTCGTCGGGGCCGTCGTATCGATACGGACGACGGCCCCGGTAGGGGCCTATCCGACTGTCAGCGGTGCGAGGAACCTGCTCGGCTCTCCGTGCCAGGTGATGGTGAGGGCGTCCCGGGCACGAGTGGCCGCGACGAAGAGGAGCGACCGGGCCCGTTGGAGCTCTCGCCGGTGCCGCACAGGGTCGGTGCGCTCCCACGCGTCCGCCGAGGAACGCGGTACGAGCCCTTCCGCGACACCGGCGATGATCATGCGGCGGTACTCCAGTCCCTTGAACCGGTACATGGTGCCGATGTGTACGCCCTCCTCGTGGCGCGGTCCGTCCTGTGTGATCTCCGTGGACTCGATGCCGCGCTGCTTCAGCCGATAGGCGACCTGGGTGACCATGTCGTTCGTCGGCACGCAGATGGCGGTGGCTTCACGGGGCACGTCGTGCCAGGCTCCAAGCTGATCCACCAGCAGGTCGAGCTCCTCGTCCCAGCTTCGGGCGCCCCGCAGGACGGGCTTCGGACCGTGGAGGACGGATCGATATCCGGCCAGATTGTCGGCTTCTCCGTCGAGGTCGTCGTAGTCGACGCCCTCCAGGACTCCCAGCGCGGAACGCAGGATTTCCCGGGTCGTGCGGTAGCTGAGGGTGAGCCGGGAGGACCTGCCCCGGATGTTGACTCCGAGGCTGCCGAGGGTGACCTGGTTGTCGTAGATCCTCTGGTGGGTGTCCCCGACCAGGAAGATGTCGTTGGACGTGCTCGGCACCATGGCGCGCAGCATTTTCCAGTGGGCGGCGCTGAGGTCCTGGGCCTCGTCCACCACGATATGCCGGTAGCGGTAGCGCAGCCAGGCACCGGAACCGGCCTCGACGTGGACGTTGTGCAGTCCGCCGCGTTCCTCCCGCTCCGCCTCACGCCTGTCGATCTTGGATTTGCGGGCCATTTCCAGCTGCGCGGCACGCTCCGCGACCTGGCGATGGGTCTCCAGGCCCTTGGTGTCCAAGCGTTGGGTGAAGCGCTCGGCGAGCTGCCAGATCTCGGCACGTTCCGCCCGGGACACGCTGCGCCCTCGTCCGGCACGCCTGGCCCGGAAATAGTCGCTGCGGGAGGCCACGGCCTGTCCCAGGATCACCTGGTTCCACTCGTCGCTGAGGAAATCGGCGGCCCACCGCTTCTCTCCCGCCTCCACCAGCAGGTCCCGCCATTCCCGCAGAGCCTGGGCATCGTTGATCCTGCGCTTGGAGTTCCCGGGATCGGCCTCGCCGACGACACGCGTGGCCAGCTGGTCCACGTGCTGGATGTCCACCCGGGCAAGGATCTCCGGGCCGCCCAGCGAGAGCAGCCGTGAGCGCAGGTCCGCGGCCAGGTTCTTGTTGAACGTGGTGAGCAGTACCGGCTTGGTATGGCCGGGCGGGAGCTGCTCCACCAGGTGCCGTACCCGGTGCAGCGCGACGATGGTCTTGCCGGTGCCGGGGCCCCCGCCCACGCGGGCTGGGCCCGAATAGGTGCGGTGCACGAGCTTGTCCTGGGTGGGGTGCAGGAAGATCTTCCAGCGGCCGAAGTCACCCTCTTCGAGGATGCTCTGCAGGGATTCGTCATCGGTGATGACGACCGCCTGGGAGCGGTCGACGGCGGCCTGCCAGTCCTCGTCGTCGAACTGCTCCGCGGGATCCACCGCGACGGGTGCGGTGACCTCTGCCTTGACCTGCTCGTACGGGACGCCGTCGCGCAGCCGCAGCAGCACCTCGCCCGTGTGCCGGGGAGCGTACTCGACGAGCCCGAGGAGTTCCTCGTCCGTGGTGAGCCTGAACACGACCGGGATGAGCGGCTCCGCGACACCGAGATCCGCCAGCTGCCGTGCGTCGTACGGGGCGAAGAGCAGCGGCTCGGCGGGCCCCGAAGGTGCGGCGGCGGGTGCCGGCGCGCCCGCGGGGGCCGCCGTCTCCCGGCGCAGCACGCTCTCCTCCACGACCTGGAGGTCCACGTACTCGATGGCACCGGTGATCTGGTTGATGCCGTACGCGAGCCGGTCCAGGTTCTGGTGGACGTGGCCGCGGTGCTTGACGGAGACGAGGAGCCAGTCGTTGCCGCCGAGGCGGAGCAGCAAGGCCCTGTACTCGCGGTTGACCCGTGCGGACCAGAGGCGGCCGTCGCCCTTGAGGGGCTTCAGGTCGAAGCCGCCGGCCTCCGGGTTTCGCCGGAAGTCGTGCTGGAACTTGTAGACCGCTCCGACGATCGCCCGGTCCAGCTTGACGATTTCCTTGTCCGCCTTGTCCAGCAGGCGCAGGGTCGCGCCTGCCGTGGGGGCGCCGGTGACGGTCATCCGTCGTTCTCCTCGTCTTCCTTCTCCGCGCTCACCGGGCCGGTCAGCAGAGCGATCAGTTCGTGGGGGTCCCAGTCGGGTGCGGTGCGGACCTGCCAGCCGGCCTCCGCATAGGCCTGGTCGCGGTCTTCGGCGTCCTGGTCCACGCCGTCGCCGCTGTCCGGCCGGTGCGCCAGGACCACGCCGATGCGCCGGTCCGGCCAAGCCAATTCGGCCGGCCAGGCGGCCTCTCCGAGTTCGAAGCCCGCTTCGGGTGCCGGCGCTCCCCCGTCGGCCAGCAGAGCCGCGAGTTCGGGCAGCCCCGGGTCGTCCACCAGGTACTCGATGATGTCGCCCCAGGCCGGATCCCGTTGGGCGGCTGGTGCGGCCGGTGCGGGTGACCCGGTCCCGGACTCCGAAGGCGCCGGTTCCGGCGTGTTCGCCCGCCGCTGGGAGGTCAGCCAGCCGGCTCCGCCGGTGACGGCGAGCTCCACCGGGTCGAAGCCGGCAAGCTGTCCGGTGGTCAGCTGGACCCCGTCGCCCTCGCCCTCGTTGAGGAACTGGAGCAGGTTGGTCCAGTAGAGCCACGCGTGCCAGCGACGGCGGTGGGCCGTCTCATCGGCGTTCAGGGTCTCCGCGCTGTCGTCGAGCACGGTGAGCGCCGTCCATGCCGCCCCCTTCTGTCCCTTGCGCAGGTCGAGCGCAATGGTCAGCGGGCAGCCGGAGGAGTCCCGGGTGGCCATGATCTGAACGGCACCCTGCCCACCGGACAAGCGCCGTCCGTTCAGGGCCTCGGCGAGCCGTGCGGCGATCTCCGGGCCGTCGGCAAGGGCCCGGCTGGTCGCCGAGACGGCAGCGAAGCCGGCGAGGGCGCTCTGGGTACGCCCCCGCCACAGCTCGGGGTCGGGATCGGTCAGGTAGCCGATCAGGGTCTCGACGGGGTTGGCCCAGACGAACCGACCGAGGTCACGGGTATCTCCTGCGTGGAGCCGCCGGTGGATGTCCGCGGCGGTCTTCTGCGCGGTGTTCTGGTAGGGCTGCCATACCGGGTCGGGCTGCGGCTTGCTGTCGCCCGTCCACACCTGTACGTCGTCCCACGTGAGCTGGAACACCTGCCAGCCCAGCTCGGAGCGCAGTCGGGTGCGCTTCGCCGCGTCGTCCGCGAGGCGGTTGCAGCCGGGGCTCGCGTGGTAGCGGTAGCCGTCGAGGTAGACGGCCACCCTCCGGTCGTCATCGGTGCTGCGGAACACCACATCGGGCCGGGTGAAACCGAGCGACGTCTGCGTCTCCATCTCCCAGCCGCGCACCGTTCCGTCGGGTGCCGTGAAGCGCAGCTTGATGTCCTGGCCGCCGTCCGCGGTGAGGGCCGTGCGGGCGCTCACTTCATCCTTGCGATCGGCCCACTCCAGCAGCCCGCGGCGGAAGAGCGCCTCCAGTTCGCTCTCTACCTGGTGGACCAGGGTGATGTCGCGGGTGGTGGCGACGGGTTCCGTGGCCCATGCGTCGCTCGTCCGGCCGAACAGTTCGCTGAGCATGTCCAGAGCGTGCTCGCGGGAGACGAGTTCGTATTCTCCGTTGCTCACGTGGCGCAGCAGGCACCGGTGGCAGGCGGGCCTTCCCTCAGCCACGCACACGCAGCCTTCGATGACCTCTCGGGCCTTGCGCAGGACGTCGCGCAGCCCGTCCGGCCCGGCCAGGCGGTGCAGGTATCCGGTGCCGCCGGGCAGCGTGTCGTACAGGACGAGGAAGTGCCGGCGAAGGCCCGAGTCCCCGCTGCCTTCGTCGGGCATGGAGTCGGGTACGACCGCCAGGTGATCGGGGTCGCCGCCGTAGCTGCGGGCGATGCCGGCCAGCAGTAGTGCCTTGAAGGAGACGAGCCGTTCCTGGGTGTGTGCGGTGACAGCGGGGATGAGGATGCGCAGGGCTTCGGTGCGCAGCTCGTGGGCGAGCAGCACCTTCACCCCCTGCTGGAGTTCCGGCCCGCCCCGCCTGCGGGGGCACCAGGGGCGGTGGTACCTGGCGGCCTTGGCCGCGTCGAAGGTGTCGTGGGCGGCGGGCGGACCGCCGTCCGGGTCGGCAAAGCCGCAGGCGTCGCAGACCCAGAAGGGGTTCAGCCGGACCTCGCGGCCGGCGAAGGCGGTGTCCGGTGCACCGTCGACACGCATGGCGCCCACGTTGAGGTGCCGGATGCGCGCCTGCCGGGTGAACTCCCAACCGAAGGTGGCGTGCTGGTGCTTCCACGCCTGCTCGATGTACTCCCGGTCGATGTCCACAGCCGGGACGACCGTGTAGTGGCGGCGTTCCCGTTCGTCGGAGTCGTCGCGCACGCGTACGTCGTCGCGCTCGTCCCTGGAGGTGACGCGGTGGGGCACCAGCACCTTGTGCAGGCAGCCGACGTCACCGATGGCCGGGGACTGGCAGCGCGGGCAGGCGCTCGCGTCCTGCTCGGCCCGGTGGGTGCGGATGTGGCCGCAGTCGGGGCAGATCCGCCACCACAGCCACGTCGGGCGTCCCGGACTGCCGATGTCGAGCCCGGTGATCTTGTGCTTGTAGCCCTGGGCGTAGAAGTGGTTCCCGGGGGCGAAGTCCCTGAGGGCGAGGCCGGCGGTGCGTTGGTGGCGGATCGTCTTGCTCTGTGTCTTGCGGCTGCCGTCGGCGGTCTGCTCGGTCCAGGTGAGGTTCGCCTCCAGCTCGGTCATCGAGTCGATGAGGCTGTAGTTGGGCAGCAGTCCGAGGTCCACCAGAGCACCATGCGCCGTGCCGCGACCGATCTCCTTGATCACTCCGACCGCGGCGCGACGCTCGGCGCGCAGTTCCCGGCCCTGCCGCTCGTGTTCGGGATCACCGGCGACCAGCAGGCCGTGCGCGCGGTCGATGGCTTCCAGTCGGTGCTGGGTCTCGGACCGGCGGACTTCCCACTGCTCGTGGGCGCGTTCGAGGGCTGCACCCAGTCCGTTCGGCCCGGGGTCGGTGGCGTAGGCCGTGAGGTCGGCCCGGGCCTGCTGGCTCACCCCGGTGCCGCGTTCTTCGTCGTGCGGGGGGAAAAGTGCCAGGAAGCCGCCCACGAGCCGTCCTCCGTGGGCGAGGACAGCCTCCGTGAACTCGGTCCGCCAGGAGGAGTCCCGGAACAGCTCGACCGCCAGGCGCGGCAGCGCATTGACCGGCCGGTCACCGGGGGCGGCAGCCGGCAGTCGCCCGGCGCCCGCAAGGTCGAGCAGGTGGGCGAGGTACTGGCGGCGCAGGATCTCGGAGGCCGACAGGTAGCAGCCGGGGGGCTGGATCTCCCCGGCGATCATCATCCGGGGGTCTTCCAGGTAGTAGCGGTCACGGGGACCGCGGTCGACCATGGTGAGCAGGTACGCGTTGCCGGTGGAGCGGCCCGCGCGGCCCACCCGCTGGATGTAGTTGGCCGGCCCCTTGGGCAGGGACCCGAGGATCACTGCGGACAGGTCTCCGATGTCGATGCCCAGTTCCAGGGTCGGCGTGCAGGAGAGCACCTGCGGGTTGGCGTAGTGAACGTCCGTACCGTCCCGGAACGCCTTCTCCACCGCCTCGCGCTTGGCCCGGCTGAGG
Protein-coding sequences here:
- a CDS encoding DEAD/DEAH box helicase; translated protein: MRPTLAADQVRASLSQYLATTYALADEGTRGALEGFLADPEDGIFRGPYLRVRTPFRSARGEDWKRHLTWYPEKPFTPHRHQELAWERLSTLHGPARPTLVTTGTGSGKTESFLIPVLDHCLRQRQAGQEGVKAILLYPMNALATDQAHRINDRLADPKDARLREGGVQAALYIGDKPSQEFKQANPRIAVDREEIRRTRPDILITNYKMLDLLLQRPEDQRLWQDGALAYIVLDEFHTYDGAQGTDVAMLLRRLGAISGLAEPGHPLGPVCPVATSATLGENGSGGRAQGQTGPTMLEVAEQVFGVPFAPDSVIGEDRATTREFAGESDFSLPFPDPYEIAELEDPTRDPGVLDELMARFTGERGLTPEELGGRLRSHRLTAAVLEVLDGSPRSINEVIEALPRYAYHWGMAVKHRPDKAATALARYIALLSHARDPDPERPGRPLLSIEIHHWVRSVSRVLRGITPARAVFRWDDERVTSHGRLARKPLAEAPRSSPYNGEETAVPADDSAPPPAEVFLPAVFCRECGRSGWAAYSPEIDPADLDLNATKIRRASVGRDKRRVRNMIAATEQEVHEAAFSGAERPRGGPAVMVLEGTGGRLRPLSPESDFLPAAEEEDGTPRRAKPLHGAAFVLADLAGDRAAETDQCPACRTFNSIRYLGTGLAALASAAITQLFTGGELDKTLKENKTLLFNDSVQDAAHRAGYVASRSYTFSLRALLASRIDEEEPITVSDLAADIIADVVDSKAVQAAVIPPDLHVFPGVDTLLAGRSRGSRATWELIAQRLAFAAVMEFGLRSRQGRTLELTRTVAANVPLADPVAVADLVGDLLRTTPGEIALPDGSVPGPDRYLGFVRGLLERMRTRGAVRHAWLDPWLDQAGVRRWPIWGGRTPGMPAFPPGVSAPSFLLGSPKQGSEDFDVLTGRLGWYQDWTVRALGLRRPEAATDLLVRLLPALADSGVLSARTAQDGTTRVYGLQPGHIEVRRLADDLVADATAHCPRCFWEQTVHPDLADQWHGQPCPRYRCGGLLSTGRDLATGMRQRDFTEDFYRRMYREAGVFTINTAEHTGTLSRAKREAVEKAFRDGTDVHYANPQVLSCTPTLELGIDIGDLSAVILGSLPKGPANYIQRVGRAGRSTGNAYLLTMVDRGPRDRYYLEDPRMMIAGEIQPPGCYLSASEILRRQYLAHLLDLAGAGRLPAAAPGDRPVNALPRLAVELFRDSSWRTEFTEAVLAHGGRLVGGFLALFPPHDEERGTGVSQQARADLTAYATDPGPNGLGAALERAHEQWEVRRSETQHRLEAIDRAHGLLVAGDPEHERQGRELRAERRAAVGVIKEIGRGTAHGALVDLGLLPNYSLIDSMTELEANLTWTEQTADGSRKTQSKTIRHQRTAGLALRDFAPGNHFYAQGYKHKITGLDIGSPGRPTWLWWRICPDCGHIRTHRAEQDASACPRCQSPAIGDVGCLHKVLVPHRVTSRDERDDVRVRDDSDERERRHYTVVPAVDIDREYIEQAWKHQHATFGWEFTRQARIRHLNVGAMRVDGAPDTAFAGREVRLNPFWVCDACGFADPDGGPPAAHDTFDAAKAARYHRPWCPRRRGGPELQQGVKVLLAHELRTEALRILIPAVTAHTQERLVSFKALLLAGIARSYGGDPDHLAVVPDSMPDEGSGDSGLRRHFLVLYDTLPGGTGYLHRLAGPDGLRDVLRKAREVIEGCVCVAEGRPACHRCLLRHVSNGEYELVSREHALDMLSELFGRTSDAWATEPVATTRDITLVHQVESELEALFRRGLLEWADRKDEVSARTALTADGGQDIKLRFTAPDGTVRGWEMETQTSLGFTRPDVVFRSTDDDRRVAVYLDGYRYHASPGCNRLADDAAKRTRLRSELGWQVFQLTWDDVQVWTGDSKPQPDPVWQPYQNTAQKTAADIHRRLHAGDTRDLGRFVWANPVETLIGYLTDPDPELWRGRTQSALAGFAAVSATSRALADGPEIAARLAEALNGRRLSGGQGAVQIMATRDSSGCPLTIALDLRKGQKGAAWTALTVLDDSAETLNADETAHRRRWHAWLYWTNLLQFLNEGEGDGVQLTTGQLAGFDPVELAVTGGAGWLTSQRRANTPEPAPSESGTGSPAPAAPAAQRDPAWGDIIEYLVDDPGLPELAALLADGGAPAPEAGFELGEAAWPAELAWPDRRIGVVLAHRPDSGDGVDQDAEDRDQAYAEAGWQVRTAPDWDPHELIALLTGPVSAEKEDEENDG